In Tripterygium wilfordii isolate XIE 37 chromosome 17, ASM1340144v1, whole genome shotgun sequence, the genomic window CATCGCTATAAATGCTTAAAGTTGACGAATTCACAGAATAAAGCATATGTAATTGGTATACTTGTGGGGGTTTTGAGGGAACTCCATAGATGATAGTCTAGTTGATGAATATCTCCGAGATCAAGTCGTATGAACTCGGGAGGTATTGAGTTCAATTCTTACTGAGATAAATATCCTTATGTCTACCCGTTGGGCTTTTACCCAACTTATTCTATTGTCAAATGGAAAATTTTTGTGTTCGCCGATCGAACAGCTCAAGTTTTGACCCATATAGGATgttcaaagaaaaaatttatatgatgtcattctcggttaccaaaaaaagaagaatttgaaAGGGTTTATACGGAAATTCTTCCATAATGACATAAAGTAATGATTATTTGTTATCTGCAGATTTGCTGTTTGCGAAAATTGAGCTGCTGCAAAGGTGGACCTATGGTGTCCGGACAAACTCCATGGTGTCCGAACAAATGGTCTCAGAACGTGCAGTTTTTTGAGACAGAAGACAATCTCTCAAAACGTGCAGGTTTTGGAGTTTTCGATGTATATTCTCATGTTGAGATTGATTTTATTATTCAGTTCAATTTTCTCTATTGTCGTTGATATTTCTATTAAGGAGGATCTAGGTCAAATTTCCCTACACTATATCTATAGGTGAAATACATTCGTTGTATTTTGCCTTATCGTTCAATTTTACGGTAATTGTTGAAATGTGACGATTTGTTTGATTCCTtaatggggttttttttttttatatattattctgGTAGGCTATGTAAATCTTTGATCTGAGTAAGTTTCTATGTAACtaatttgacaattaatttacAAATTAAACTGCATATGCTAAGACAAAGCATATACTAAGGAATATGAATAGATCGATACATCATATAAATAGATTTCATATGCAATACAAACTTTTATTCCAAATTATAAGAAGACAACAACATCGAGCTTTTATTACATGGTAGAAGCATAAACACACAAAGAGAGAGTTCGAACTTTTATTTCAAGCTCTAAGAAATGGCAACATCCTCGAGTGACAGCCATATCAAGCTTTTATTATATGacagaaacatgaaacacataAAGAGACGGTGGCATGTATCACCAAGTACAAATACATGACATGCAGCTCCCAAAGAAGGCAACACCAGCACGAGTAATCAACCTGCATTTGTGATTGTGGAGAAGATTAGTAAAAATATATTGctacaaaaatattaaaaaagagACTAGGTGATTTCTATTTTCTTTACTGTGGGGCTCAATTTTCCATAGCTGATTTTTTCCTTCATCCCATACTCCACCAATAATAATAGCACCATGATATGAATAGATGTACAAAGCACAAGCTTCCAAATGCGATTTGCAATCAAGACTCCTTATAGCCTTGAAACCTTCACCTCGATCTTCTGCTTGTGCCCACAAGACAGACCTGTCAAGATCACTTGGATTGTAAACCAATCTCACCTACATGTATAAGAATTTTCACAGTATATGGTTACCATGGAAGGCTTATGCTATCATTAATAGTAAAATCATAAGCCACAAAATTTAGAAAGCTTGCAATTTTAAAGTTAAGCGAATTCTTACAGGAATAGGATGATCGAAGGAATGTTGTAGGGTCTGACCAGTTGCTCTATTAACCAGAGAAAATGCAGGAAAGCCCCATGTGTCCATCTCATCGCTATCTTTTTTGTACCAATACTGCAACAACAAAAGAATTAATGTTAGACCCATATATATACTAGAATATGCTCATTGTACATTAGAAACGAATGAAGATCATTAAAACATGCATTTTCACAGGAAAAATGAAATGATCAAAAAAACTTAATGGATCGTCCTTTCACGAATAAACCTGACGGTAATCATTTTTATTAGTTGGGGCAAGAATGGCCATGCCTACACCAACGGCTATGTTGTAGTCGGGACAATCCTTACAGTACACCCTATAAGAAGGTTCGGTTGATATAGTTAGTACTGTTGCAGACATTGTTAACTGGATAAGCCGGGAATGAGATAAGCTTGGGATATATGGGGTTCTAGGGAGGCAGACATGCCTTCTTATATAGGATATAAACGAAACACCAAAAACAATACCACATTCAATGTAGTTTTGTGACCATTGATCACCACTTCTTGTCATTATATGTGTATGGTGTATGATCGTTGTGAGAAGCCGATTCAATTAGGCAGAAGGGAGCTTCAATAAACACGTGAATCACGCAAAACTATTAGGATATGATTTGTATGGTTTGGTTTTCCTCCACCTGTCAAGTCCTAAGTCCTGTCTTCTcgccgaaaaaaaaaaaaaaaaaaaaaaagccatcaCGATATGATTTGTATGGTTTGGTTTTGCTCCACCTGTCAAGTCCAATCGCGATATGATTTGTATGGTTTGTCATTATACTCCATTACTCGTATAATGACAAGAAGTAATAATCACGGGttgtttttacattttttactATGGAGAAATAGAACCATCACCTCCTAATCCATAGTTTGATCAACTAAGACACTTGGAAAACCGAGCAGTCGAGACATCGATCTAATTTTGGATGTAATCATTGTAAAAGTATAAAGTGGACGAATTCACAAAATAAAGTATATGTAACTAGTATATTAATGGGGTTTCAAGGGAATCACTTAGGTGATATATAGCTCAGTTGACGAATCTCTGTAGGAGGTGTCAAGTTCGATTCTTACTGGGAACAATATATTTGTGTCAATGCGTTTGGTTTTTGCGCAACTTAATTACAATGTTGTCAGGTGGGAAACTTACAATGACATCAGTTATATCATTGAAAGGCGAGTTTGTTATCTGACAATGTGCGACCGTTCTTATCCGAAGAAACTTGCCTTTCAATACCTTGAAGACCTCAAAAATGAGTTTGAGCGTGTGAATGGGGCTCAAATACAAACAGCTGCTAGACCTTATGCTTTCATTAAGTTTGGTAGGTTcacttttttaataatttatttgccTGTGATGGTTAATTTTCTACACCCCAAATTTGGTGTGTCTATTGCTGAACTCGACTGGATTTTTTTCCATTATCTTTTCCAAAGATACGTTCATACAGAGGACAAAGAAATTGTACCAGGACACTCGTACTCAGCGGAATATTGCAAAGCTGAATGATGAAGTTTTTGAAGTCCACCAGATAATGACTCGCAATGTACAGGAAGTTCTTGGTGTTGCTGAAAAATTGGACCGTAAGAATCTGGTTGTGTTTCTCTAATTCCCTGAGTTCAGTTGTCTTATCATATGTTTTGGCTTCTATTTGAAATGATTGTATTAAATATGTAAGGAATAGCATTACCTGTTTACTTCTTTGTGGGATGTACAAGGGGTTTACAAGATTGCACATGGCTATGACTAATATTATGTTGGTCAAGTGATGTACAAATGTTAATGACTGGCTAGATGTGTTAAGACATTTTGCTGCTTTGCAAAGGGAAGTCTTATTCTTTACAAGTAACATCATTAATCTTTCATCGGCTTTCTTCAGTCTGCCCTTGTGATTGCTTTTACTTGATGTCAACTACTTAATATCCTAAAATTATGATCGAATGCAACAAGAAATTAACTCCCCCTTTTGATTGGCAGGCTTTAATTCGGAAGTGGGCACCTGTTGCCATTGTGTTAGGTGTTGTTTTCCTCCTCTTCTGGGTCAAAACAAAGCTATGGTGATCCCAAGGCCGTCTGTAGcattttggaggccctagacaagttaagaaactGAGACCCTCATtacctaaaataattttttttttttataaatatgaaatccagcatatctaataaattcaaaatgcaatataattagttcttgaatacaaataaattatcactaatatccaataaattaagcgactcaaacttataaatttattacatcaaatgaaaccaaataacgctaaaccaaataattcatgggggaggggcctcacttgtacagttcggatttgatttgttaccACAATCAAAGTTATAGGTCAATGAAttgcactttttaatttttatatatgtgatggcgtgtcattttgtgtttgggttaATGGGCTTATTTTCttaaataacaatatattaggattttttttttctgatttgggggctccgcaattccttagagtctacaatttatattcaatggtgaagaaaaagacatacaaattttaaaatgaaaaaacaaaaatatagtgtgatgtggcacatctctcaagccattggattccaattgtagactctacaatttgaaactaattgcggagcctcctaatccattttttttcttatatcaattgACAAGTACATTGTATTGTCTATATACACCTAAAAAGATATACAATTTAATgaaaagtgaggcccctcccccatgagaggccctaggcgACTTCCTGTCTGGCCTCCCCTTGGAGCCGGCTATGGGTGATCCAACTACCCTTTTTATGGTTATTGAGAGTCGACGCATATTATTTGTGGGTTTTCTCCATGAAGCTTTTGGTTGCCTGTTTCGCACACTAGTGCCCATGCTTCAGGGACCTCAGATTCAATGCGCCCCACGCCAGGCCTCAAACATGCATCAAGGTGACTTTTTGATTTGGTCATGGCGCAATCTCAGTGAGACTAGTTGTGCTTAAGCTACTCTAGAGTTGATTTGCGATATGGATATATGAAAGAGACCCTTTGCCTTTGGAACAAATTAAGGAACCAGGCATTTTAAATACAACGTAAAGGAATTTGTACCAGAGTGGCTCTATAGAGGCGTTCATTGATAAGCATATTCGATACTAGATAATCTTATCCTATTCGATTTTAACATTTCCTCTTAATTTTATGCACTTACCACTACGATTTTACCTATATTAATATGAGTGGATCTATATTTTCATCTCAGCAAATGCAAATGCTTCTCACCAATGTTTATTGGTCCTGGTTGGGATTCCCACTAATGTTTGCCTtactgaccggacctctattttgaggtcctaatactatctaattaggaggttctagtgcttatagtaattcatttgtgtttaaataaagtaattttacccttatacatgtttcccgttggttctgcaggaaatcgggcttaaatgactgaattggacactttttgctgtgaggtgtcgggacttagattatgaagatattcttgaagactacaagctccaacggtacactaatctatggccgagattgaattgttttgaattatgaatggattagattacaacaagacttgaagggttaagatgatcatttaaaggtgaatccaatggttgtgcataagacaacattcttgcttgcaatttttgacttaaaagaatatcttacttgatttttggagtcaaagatggctgcaagttgctacacatttaaaaggaaattgttggagataccaatgccaagatttggtgcaagtttgatcaaatggtcaaagatgacaaaattgttggagataccaaggtcaagatttggtgcaagtttaatcaaatggtcaaagatggctgcaagtgcacatgacaactcaaatcttgcaaagctagacttggaaaataatgcaagtgcaacggctacatattgcaaggttgagatttaatgaattattcattcacttctccaacatgaagccaccataggagtagtgtagatctagtttctctctctaagttttctttgttgtttttggtgctttctcttgattttgtataaactctgatttagatgacaatagattggatgtttattgcaacaatcatgagtgggtagttctcttttctagtttctagtcccaaaacggtgggtgctcggtttcgattacttaaggtatgctcaaagaatcgtagcttcgatttctctcttttaatttcgtgatagttgtgtgattggatctatgggaatgacatatttgcttgtattcttggattgtctagtctagggattgcatctaatgcgttcgattgagaattgttaaacccattgcatgatttccttaattaattgagtttttcattgcatagctattaattatgtgtattgatgatggggttttgggttaaattaggaatgtgcatgggagagttatggttaattgatctttgagtgtgaaactagggtgttagccaagccaagccccaagggggaatattaattcataatattaggtgcttatccctttgcgttcatcgtagattaagagacccgatggcctacatgtatgaattgaagtcttataacccaattctctttgcatatgcatgattgatagtatcacacaatgcattgtgtatggttgtgtgtgtttgcaatgataccttgagtatgagaaccgagtagtcaccgggacggattagagactaggtttttaattaattgttttaaatccaatttgtgcttactttgattacaaaatcgctcatgctaccgagtcattcggcccatttcttttacttgctttaatttgatattcattgtgtttattagtgttagctagtcatttgcatatcattcacttcaaatttgcattgcttcctcgtggatcgataccggactcaccggtttattacttgacgataccctacacttggggtaagtacacacacacactttggtgtcggtcaagtttttggcgccgttgccggggatgcgagtgtcaaagacggagctgggtggcttgtagatgctagctttatgctattaaacaccatcaaataaggaaggagcacagtcacgcttcaagggtaacttcgttcctcccttttacttgctttgtagtgtagtcgatttagtgtagttgctgaaaaaaaaaaaaaaaaaaaatttttgtgaggagaacttggcggatggggctaacttagattcctgtgggcgatggatgccaccttgtttgctgcttggtagtgatacattgtttgagagagctttgtgcatttttatttttatcactacttgctacatcttggtgtgttattgttcctaaggttgattgttgctctattcctatccttgctcttgttcttgcttaatattgttcttggttgttcattaaaaaaaaaaaaataatcttgtgttacttgacatGGTTGagtgctacttttgtgtgttacttgctattgttccttgccatcatgtctcaacctagagataatgttagtgggcatgggtataatagagatgggataggtggtgatataaatgtgagtgatgcggggagtgtacgtgggggtgatatgaatcttgatgcattgcgtcgtcttttgcaacatgtgaatattgatgagttgatgaatccggtgcaagggcaagatgtccaaattggcaatgcccaaaatttgcaaaatgttcaagttgagcatgctttgcaaaatgcacctcaaccatttcaacaagacaatgcggcgcaatttgccccacaaaatgtccacccacctatgtattatcaaatgccacaagtgccacaatatgctcccttcggacaaaatttacatgcacctcctccttttgactacattcatgcacatgagtaccaaccctttaggcaagcacaatcttcacaccaatgtatagctccaccatcttaccaaccatgcaccccaccccaagagagatcacttgaggatacgcttcaaatattcatggaagctcaattggaggttaatcaaaggagatttgaatttcgtgagcaaaccaatagagccttggaagatttaaaaagccaattgacaaagatcactcaaacattagaatttcaattcgaaacttcaagtgaggggttgaatgtgcaagaacaagaacaacccatcattacctcaaggagtgggatagtaattgacaataccatgactcctaaggtaagtgaggatgagaaattagtggaagaagtgggtggtgaggtgaaaaatgttatagttggagatagatcatgtcgagacaaggacaattatctagttgaaaaggttgaggaaaagagcgaagagaagagaaatgaagagaaagaggagaacaaagtgagaccaaaagggaatgagttagaccttgggagggcaattgagtacatccctaagctttatattcactctcatgttgaggataaattagagatgacacttgcaaagaattcatttgagggtgtgctagttttgattaagaaaggtagtcgacttttgattgagggagatattatgaaaaaagttttgaagttcttgactatttatagtgtagaacatttgccccttcatttaggagcattagaggccttcccaatcaaagtcggtgcataccaagtgcatcctcaagaattgacaacgttaccttttgcaagtggatttaaagaatcctctaaacatcatgtcacacataaaatatttaccaaaattagaaaagtgtggcatcccaaaccacgattaaaattctttttaggtgagtttggagaaaaggggaccgaatcatgtgtggttcgtcatgttcctcaaagtgggagtagtgattttgaggatgttcttgggatctcaaggatcccatccctctcttgtgttatggttgatccacttttgtacatatatgtttaggattggtttagagatcacttttatttttgtgtatcTCGTATGctcaaaatccatttcacaatttttgctccttgtgcacttattcaagttggggggtgagaattgtgaaatgattgtgtgttatgttgtgactttcttacccttaattttggtgtgtttttgcatgttcacaatgcatctcacaatttgttcttgccttgttttttattcttgacattggggacaatatctcatttaagttggggggtgagagaattgtgaattcattgtgaaacttgctttattttggtgtgcttttgtgaatatcaaaaatttgaaaaaaaaaaaaaaaatttcttgttgtgtcatgcttggatagtgtggttggtattaactttttcaggatatgcttcgtttctcatgattccgatcacttttgaagagtatggtatgatttcctaccctctatcctattgtgttgtgctttgttgttcatacatgctagatgaactttaggaggggacgggtaggtgcttttggggattcactaccaatttgactgttaatttcttattcttgttcacacgtgcaagtgtagagtaggttccttggtttcttttgctaaatcaatgcatgtgattgagtgggatgactataatcaatttttcttgggatgattgggacctagtttgatatcaaaattgtgcagttgagcagacatcttggcattgaagcatttgtatgactgcgtttttggatccttttgtctgaaaaattacctttttacccttctcattcctttgagccattcttcattgatatacattgggttttgggtgattcttttcattgatattcatttgacatcttagcgcgtgttcttcaatagctttgtaaacattacatttgattactgagaagtgtgatttttgtattttgccacttgcttgtgaacttaggattgaaagattcactaggttgagagatttgagcttatcctattcatttgtgagtgattataagccctaaatttctttaagcctttttagttcacttacaagccttgtgtgaaccacttccttaaatacttcccacctttggttgcaaggttgagtatgagcttgaaaaagataagtcggtagtgatattaccctttcttatgttgaaaaaaaattgagggttgttgtataaatgttgtttattctcaaaaaaaaaaaagaaaaagaaaaaaaggaaaaagaaaaagaaaaaaaaaaaaaagtatgcaaTAAAGAATCTTTTGTGTGTAAAGAAGGAGAAgtctttgaaattgtggtacaatggaaggggtgacaaaatgagaatttagctcacatgtttgaacttaaccttgcaacttgtcacctagttccaaattcttcctaccttgtcccatgaccacattacaacccagttaaccttttgatgaatttgatccaaggtaagcaagtgagttggcggatgctttaattgctcttgtaggtgatttctttctcaaagctatgcccatccaaattatcttttataaacacatatatttaattcaattgtgtaagtcatttacttagcacaatgtttttatgtttttgtgtacatttgggattggggatttatgaacaccaaaaggttccgtaacaaggttttacttgtgtgaatgtattgagttgtcttgcttgattgcacttatatttttcatagtataaaaatgttcttagtcatctttgaggggatttgagattgattttctaaagattttgcatgtcttcAACTAGCGGggaaattgggggattagctctatttcttgcatgtgagaacttaagaatcatttatggtgctttcaaagtaatagtggatcccttggcaagtgtttgtgggtatcgctctgataagccctcacgagactacaactcgtccactagggtgacctaggggtttaaaggcttgttgcatatgctaaatgcaaccgtgatgcctacgtcagtgag contains:
- the LOC119983203 gene encoding ricin B-like lectin R40G3; this translates as MSATVLTISTEPSYRVYCKDCPDYNIAVGVGMAILAPTNKNDYRQYWYKKDSDEMDTWGFPAFSLVNRATGQTLQHSFDHPIPVRLVYNPSDLDRSVLWAQAEDRGEGFKAIRSLDCKSHLEACALYIYSYHGAIIIGGVWDEGKNQLWKIEPHS
- the LOC119981964 gene encoding 25.3 kDa vesicle transport protein-like; the encoded protein is MCDRSYPKKLAFQYLEDLKNEFERVNGAQIQTAARPYAFIKFDTFIQRTKKLYQDTRTQRNIAKLNDEVFEVHQIMTRNVQEVLGVAEKLDRKNLALIRKWAPVAIVLGVVFLLFWVKTKLW